A stretch of DNA from Synechococcus sp. JA-3-3Ab:
CATCAGCCTCAAGGTGCAGCGGGACAAAATGCTCAGCCCTGCCACGGCTGCCGAGGCGATTCGCTTTGTCCTGACGATGCCTGCCAATGCCGTGCCCAACGAGGTGGTGTTGCAGCCGGAAAGCCACCAGTTTCTCTAAGGCTTGCCGAGTTCTGGAAGAAATCCCTGCTGCAGGATCCAGAGCTGGCACAAGTCGGTATTGCCAGCGGGAACTTCCCCAGGCAAGAGAGGGTGGGTTGGGGCTGGCCAGATCTCCTTGCGGCCCTTTGGGCAGATTGCCTCCATAATCAGGAAGACGTCCAGCCGGGGGCCTAGCCGATGGAGGCCATACGCTCACTTGTGCAAGAGGAGCCCATCCTCTCCTTTGCTCTGTTGCTGGGGGTGATCCTGGTGGTGCCGCCGCTATTTGAGCGGCTGCGCCTGCCGGGGTTGGTGGGCCTTTTGGTGGCGGGGATCGCCCTGGGTCCTCAGGGACTGAACCTGTTGACTTCAGAGCTGCCGACGGTGCAGTTGCTCTCGGAGATCGGCGTGGTCTATTTGCTGTTTGTGGCCGGGCTGGAGATCGACCTGGAGCAATTTCGGCAGACCCGCAACCGCTCTGCCACCTTTGGCTTGTTGACCTTTGCCATTCCCCTAACCGTGGGCACCGCCATTGGGCGGCTGTTTGGCTTTGGCTGGAACGCGGCCATCCTGCTGGGATCCCTGTTTGCCTCCCACACCCCCCTGGGCTACCCCATCGTCAGCCGCTACGGTCTGGTGAAAAACGAGGCGGTGCTGGTCACCATCGGCGGCACCATCTTCACCGACATTGCCGCGCTGCTGGTCTTGGCGGTCTGTGTCGGCATCCACGGCGGCGAGTTTTCCCTCTGGAGCTTGGTGCGGCTGCTGGGATCCCTGCTGCTGTATGCGGCTGCTGTGCTGTTTGGGGTGGACTGGCTGGGGCAGCGGTTTTTTCGGGTCACCGGCAGCGAAGAGGGCAACCAATTTTTGTTTGTGCTGCTGGCTCTGTTTGTGGCGGCTCTGGGGGCGCAGTGGATTGGGGTAGAGAAGATCATCGGCGCCTTTCTGGCGGGGCTGGCCGTGAACGATGTGCTGCGGGAGGGCTCTGTCAAAGAAAAGATCGTCTTTGTCGGCAGCATCTTGTTCATCCCCGTCTTCTTTGTGGATATAGGGCTGTTGCTTGATCTACGCGCTTTTTTGCAGACCCTTAGCTCCCTTTGGCTGCTGTTGAGTATCCTGCTGGGGCTGGGCCTCAGCAAGTACGCTGCTGCCCAACTCTGTCAGTGGCTCTACCGCTACACCCCGACCCAAAAGCTGATGATGTGGTCGCTCTCCTTGCCCCAGGTGGCGGCTACCTTGGCGGCAACCCTGGTGGGGTACCGCGTGGGGTTGCTCAATGCAGACGTGCTCAACAGCGTGGTGGTGTTGATGTTGGTAACGGCCACCCTGGGCCCAATTTTGACCAGTCGGGCGGCCACGCAAATGGCTATGGAGGAGGAACAGAGTCGGTTCCCATCTCCACCAGGAGTCGCTCCCGCCTCCGCAGCGCCGCCTCCCCAGCCCTACGTGGTCGTGGTGCCGCTGGCCAATCCCGAAACCGAGGAAAACCTGCTGGAGATGGCCTGCCTCCTGGCCAAGCAGGAGGGCGGGCGGGTGGTTCCCCTCTCGGTGGCGACCGGCCACCTGCACATGGACTCTCCCTTGCTGCAAACTTCCCTGGAGCACGGAGACCACCTCCTCAAGCGGGCGACGGAGTTTTGTCGGCCCTTTGGGGTGGAGGTCACCCCTCTCTGCCGCATCGACAGCCACGTGGCCCAGGGGATCAGCCACGCCAGCCGTGAGCAGAACGCCAGCCTCATCGTCATGGGCTGGAGCGATCCCACCCGCTTACAGGCCCGCCTCTTTGGCAGCGTCATCAACAGCGTCCTCTGGGCTGCCCATTGCCCAGTTGCCGTAGCACGCCTGCTCCATCCCCCCCACAAGCTGCGGCGGATCCTGGTGGTGCTGGAAAACTTTCGCTCGCAGACGGCTCGGGCGGTGCGCCTAGCCCAGATCTTGGCCGCCGCCAGCCAGGGAGAAGTTACCTTGCTTCACATCTGCTTCGCCAGCACCCCCGAAAGCGATCGCCAGTGGCTGGAGGCGCAGCTTTTATCCCTAGCCCAACAGCCAGACTTGGGCTACCCCGTCCAGGTCAAGGTCTTGGCCAGTGACGAGGTCGTCAAAACCCTCTTGCAGGAGGCCCAAGGATTTGACCTGGTGGTGCTGCCCTCTTTTCGTCGGCGCAACCCCAGCGGGAGCCTATCCTTCAGCGACACGACCACTCGCCTCCTAGAACGCCTCACCTGCTCTCTGATCATGCTCGGAGAGCCACTGTAAACTGCTCTTCCAAGGGTAGGCCCTGAGGTGGGACTCGATGTATTTGCCTAGTTTCGGCAACAGGGATGTGGTAGCGATAGCTGCTAGCGGGCTTAGAAATGCTGATGGGTGTGGGGGTGCTGCTTGATGTTGTCGGCATCCCTCACTTCCATTGCCGCATTGAGAATCCGCCGCGGCTCAGCGCTGAAATGGAGCTTGAACACCCCCCTCTCTGGCGTGCAGACCTGGTGCAGAGGGATGTGACGAAATTGGGGCTTGCTGCGGTACGTACGGGCCGCCGCTTGTAGCCGCTCCACAAAATCTTCTCCCAGCACCACCCCTGGCGGGAAAACATCGGCGGGCAAAGTCGGGATCCCGTTGTCGACAACTTCTGCGTAAGTAGTGGCGTAGAGAAGGCAGTAGGAAGTGCTGCGGCGCTCTTGGGCCAGGCAATCCAGGGCGGCGGCGGGAACCGGCTCGGCCACCAACACCTCCCTGAGGCGACCGTCCTCATCCCGTTGGAAGCAAGAGGCCACTCCCAGAACTACATAGTCCAGCCCCTGGACGGTGCCTGAGCTGAGGTGAGTTTGTGCCGTATCCGCCATCGCTGCCCTCTCCGCGTTGCTGGTTGAACTTTCTTGACCTCAGGTAAGTGCCGGGATCCCATGACAAGACCCGTGGTCCTCACCTTAGCAACAACTTCAGGGTTGGACACCTTGCTCTGGGCAAGCCCAGCCCGCAGTTACCTGGGCCTAAAACTCCTGCCGCGCTTCTAGGGCACGGGCCAGGGTAACCTCGTCGGCATACTCCAACTCGGATCCCATGGGCAGGCCAAAGGCCAGACGGGTCATGCGCAGGCCGGGGGCAACCGGCTTCAGGTAATCTTTAACCACGTGCATAGTGACCTCCCCCTCCACGCTAGGGCTGAGGGCGAAGATCAGCTCTTGGGGCTTCTCCCGCGCCACCCGGGCCACCAGCTCGCGGATGCGCAACTGCTCGGCCCCGATCCCGTTCATGGGCGAGATCAGACCCCCCAAAACGTGGTAAAGGCCCTTGAACTCGCGGGTGCGCTCCATGGCGATGAGATCCTTGACATCGGCCACTACGCACCAGGTCGACGGATCCCTCTGCGGCGAGCGACAGATCTCGCAGGGATCCTCCGCCGACCAGTTAAAACAGATGGAGCAATGCTTAACGGTTTGCTTAGCCTCCAGCAGGGCTTTGGCCAGGGCCTCGACCTCGCCAGCAGGCCGGTTGAGCAAGTGCAAGGCCAGGCGCTGAGCTGTTTTGGAGCCAATGCCGGGCAGGCGCTGCAGCTCCTCGATCAGGCGAGCCAAAGGGCGAGTGTACA
This window harbors:
- the recR gene encoding recombination mediator RecR translates to MYTRPLARLIEELQRLPGIGSKTAQRLALHLLNRPAGEVEALAKALLEAKQTVKHCSICFNWSAEDPCEICRSPQRDPSTWCVVADVKDLIAMERTREFKGLYHVLGGLISPMNGIGAEQLRIRELVARVAREKPQELIFALSPSVEGEVTMHVVKDYLKPVAPGLRMTRLAFGLPMGSELEYADEVTLARALEARQEF
- a CDS encoding cation:proton antiporter; this translates as MEAIRSLVQEEPILSFALLLGVILVVPPLFERLRLPGLVGLLVAGIALGPQGLNLLTSELPTVQLLSEIGVVYLLFVAGLEIDLEQFRQTRNRSATFGLLTFAIPLTVGTAIGRLFGFGWNAAILLGSLFASHTPLGYPIVSRYGLVKNEAVLVTIGGTIFTDIAALLVLAVCVGIHGGEFSLWSLVRLLGSLLLYAAAVLFGVDWLGQRFFRVTGSEEGNQFLFVLLALFVAALGAQWIGVEKIIGAFLAGLAVNDVLREGSVKEKIVFVGSILFIPVFFVDIGLLLDLRAFLQTLSSLWLLLSILLGLGLSKYAAAQLCQWLYRYTPTQKLMMWSLSLPQVAATLAATLVGYRVGLLNADVLNSVVVLMLVTATLGPILTSRAATQMAMEEEQSRFPSPPGVAPASAAPPPQPYVVVVPLANPETEENLLEMACLLAKQEGGRVVPLSVATGHLHMDSPLLQTSLEHGDHLLKRATEFCRPFGVEVTPLCRIDSHVAQGISHASREQNASLIVMGWSDPTRLQARLFGSVINSVLWAAHCPVAVARLLHPPHKLRRILVVLENFRSQTARAVRLAQILAAASQGEVTLLHICFASTPESDRQWLEAQLLSLAQQPDLGYPVQVKVLASDEVVKTLLQEAQGFDLVVLPSFRRRNPSGSLSFSDTTTRLLERLTCSLIMLGEPL